A DNA window from Ipomoea triloba cultivar NCNSP0323 chromosome 10, ASM357664v1 contains the following coding sequences:
- the LOC116031426 gene encoding scopoletin glucosyltransferase-like gives MDTQSPPLHLYFLPMLAPGHMIPMVDLARQFARQGVKATFLTTPLNAPQISKAIDRERELGSQISLRLLQFPSKESGLPEGIESMSATTTLEQTLCFFNALDHFQGPIERLAAEDRPDCFIAGPMYTWGNDFAAKFGITRLSFWGTGFFPLCVHNSLRRHKPLEKIESDTEEFVIPDLPDTLKTTKQQLPESWKEDSESSLKEKLEKLMKEEEGSYGMVVNSFYELEPAYVKYCREVMGRKSWHIGPVSLCNKEDGEKSQRGQAASIGEEECLNWLNSKTPNSVVYVCFGSMAIFSAAQLREIAAGLEASGQPFIWVVKQNNKEEEMKEWMPEGFEKRMQDRALIIRGWAPQVLILDHEAVGGFVTHCGWNSLLEGVAAGVPMVTWPLSAEQFLNEKMATQILKIGVPVGVQAWTRRTDSRAPINRENIEAAVKELMIGEEAEERRSRAIALGNMAKKAVEPGGSSDADLSSLLEELRINRNKNLHG, from the coding sequence ATGGATACCCAATCTCCCCCTCTCCATCTCTATTTTCTCCCTATGTTGGCTCCCGGCCACATGATTCCAATGGTGGACTTGGCCAGGCAGTTTGCCAGGCAAGGCGTGAAGGCAACTTTTCTCACAACACCCTTAAACGCACCCCAGATTTCGAAAGCCATCGACCGAGAAAGAGAACTCGGAAGCCAAATAAGCCTTCGATTACTGCAATTTCCTTCCAAGGAATCCGGCCTGCCGGAGGGTATCGAAAGCATGTCCGCCACCACGACTCTGGAGCAGACGCTCTGTTTTTTCAACGCCCTCGATCATTTCCAGGGCCCAATCGAGCGGCTCGCGGCGGAGGACCGCCCTGACTGTTTCATAGCAGGCCCGATGTACACATGGGGCAATGATTTCGCGGCCAAATTTGGGATCACAAGGCTGAGTTTCTGGGGAACTGGGTTTTTTCCACTGTGTGTGCATAATAGTCTCCGCCGCCACAAACCTCTCGAGAAGATTGAATCGGACACGGAAGAATTCGTCATCCCTGACCTTCCGGACACCCTGAAAACAACCAAACAGCAGCTTCCGGAGTCGTGGAAAGAGGATTCGGAGAGTAGTTTGAAAGAAAAGCTGGAAAAACTcatgaaagaagaagaagggagcTATGGGATGGTTGTAAACAGCTTCTATGAGCTTGAACCGGCTTATGTAAAATACTGCAGGGAAGTAATGGGGAGAAAGTCATGGCACATCGGCCCAGTTTCCTTGTGCAACAAGGAAGACGGTGAAAAATCGCAGAGAGGTCAAGCGGCGTCGATTGGGGAAGAAGAGTGTTTGAATTGGCTCAACTCCAAAACCCCCAATTCAGTAGTGTATGTTTGTTTTGGGAGCATGGCTATCTTCTCCGCCGCGCAGCTGCGCGAGATCGCAGCCGGCCTTGAGGCGTCCGGCCAGCCGTTCATATGGGTAGTAAAGCAAAACAATAAAGAGGAAGAAATGAAGGAGTGGATGCCAGAAGGATTCGAGAAGAGGATGCAGGATCGAGCCCTGATTATCCGAGGATGGGCACCACAAGTGCTCATCCTCGATCACGAAGCTGTGGGAGGATTCGTGACTCACTGCGGATGGAATTCTTTGCTCGAGGGAGTAGCGGCCGGAGTGCCAATGGTCACCTGGCCGCTCTCTGCCGAGCAATTCCTTAACGAAAAGATGGCCACACAGATTCTGAAGATCGGAGTTCCGGTTGGGGTTCAGGCATGGACGAGAAGAACAGACAGCAGGGCTCCCATTAATCGAGAAAACATAGAGGCAGCCGTGAAGGAACTAATGATCGGAGAAGAAGCTGAGGAAAGGAGAAGCCGCGCAATCGCCTTAGGAAACATGGCCAAGAAAGCAGTGGAACCAGGCGGCTCATCCGACGCTGATTTGAGCTCTTTACTGGAAGAATTAAGGATAAACAGAAACAAGAATTTACATGGCTGA
- the LOC116031362 gene encoding uncharacterized protein At4g06744-like codes for MGGFSLSFGFLFLLSLFQTCLLENVAVTDSSPGFRKPREAFEIIIGGGIIIGGGGSPPAAPPPDYQNCPPPPPPPEPLCPPPPPPPPPPPSFENSRLEIAYYTIQKFKKKIKHDPMNVTKNWNGPYVCNYTGFHCAVVPSYNVKALAIVNFNQFFFDGPDLTIDGFIDELPDVTIFHANSNRFKGKIPKNIAKLPYLYELDLSSNGYDCEFPYDVLGATNLTFLDLRFNQFSGTVPPQVFTLDVDVLFINNNNFLQNLPENLGSTPALYLTLANNQFTGQIPASIGKACNTLREVLFLNNQLTGCLPDEIGRLKKMTVFDVSKNQLTGPIPNSFACLGVIEVLNLGHNQFCGSIPERVCKLPNLGNFTLSNNFFTEIGPFCKKLIDKKVLDVSNNCIPGLPNQKPKCDCDAFYSKPRKCKSMGRIYCGLEHLESEKKTAIPPAASPLSYNTLKPH; via the coding sequence ATGGGTGGCTTTTCTTTAAGCTTTGGTTTTCTGTTCCTGCTTTCTCTCTTCCAGACATGTTTACTCGAAAATGTTGCTGTTACTGATTCTTCTCCCGGTTTTAGAAAACCAAGAGAAGCATTCGAAATCATCATCGGCGGCGGCATCATtatcggcggcggcggcagtcCCCCGGCAGCTCCTCCTCCCGACTACCAAAATtgccctcctcctcctccgccgcctGAACCGCTTTGCCCTCCCCCTccgccgccaccgccaccgcctccGAGCTTTGAAAATTCTCGCCTTGAGATTGCCTATTATACAATTCAGAAGTTCAAGAAGAAAATCAAGCATGATCCGATGAACGTTACCAAAAATTGGAACGGGCCTTATGTATGCAATTACACAGGATTCCATTGCGCCGTCGTGCCTAGTTACAATGTGAAGGCGCTAGCGATTGTGAACTTCAATCAGTTCTTTTTTGACGGCCCTGATCTCACCATTGACGGATTCATTGATGAATTACCGGACGTCACCATTTTCCACGCGAATTCCAACAGATTCAAAGGCAAAATCCCTAAAAACATCGCCAAGCTTCCTTATCTCTACGAGCTTGATCTCAGCAGCAATGGCTACGACTGCGAGTTTCCCTACGACGTCCTCGGCGCAACGAATTTGACATTCCTCGACCTCCGATTCAACCAATTCTCCGGCACGGTTCCGCCGCAGGTGTTCACTCTCGACGTCGACGTCCTCTTcattaacaacaacaatttcctgCAAAACCTGCCGGAAAATCTCGGCTCTACTCCGGCGCTTTACCTAACCCTAGCCAACAACCAATTCACCGGCCAGATTCCGGCGAGCATCGGCAAAGCCTGCAACACACTGCGAGAAGTTCTGTTCTTAAACAACCAGTTGACCGGCTGTTTACCGGACGAGATCGGACGGCTGAAAAAGATGACCGTTTTCGACGTCAGCAAAAACCAGTTGACCGGCCCGATACCCAACTCGTTTGCCTGTTTGGGCGTGATTGAAGTCCTGAACTTGGGCCATAACCAGTTCTGCGGCTCAATACCCGAGCGGGTTTGCAAACTGCCCAATTTGGGCAACTTTACATTGTCCAATAACTTCTTCACGGAGATCGGGCCCTTCTGCAAGAAGCTGATAGATAAAAAGGTGCTTGATGTGAGCAATAATTGCATTCCTGGGCTTCCAAACCAAAAGCCCAAATGTGACTGCGATGCGTTTTATTCGAAGCCCAGAAAGTGCAAGTCAATGGGCCGGATCTATTGTGGGCTTGAACACCTTGAATCCGAAAAGAAGACCGCTATTCCACCGGCTGCTTCCCCATTGTCTTATAATACTCTAAAACCACATTGA
- the LOC116031956 gene encoding protein IRREGULAR XYLEM 15-like: MKNGAKLIVFHPSLQKQGLGIMPAASPRVLFLVFVSFFAFAFALSFFSGRDAVPAPGSGGGVSARSELPEPVMDALVHYATVNTTAVASRMSAAEVSAVAATLRRCGPACNFLVFGLTHETLLWRSLNHKGRTVFIDESAYMVSKMEEKHRGIEAYDVPFTTKVSELYDLLEHAKEQLKKECRPVQNLLFSDCKLAINDLPNHIYDVAWDVILIDGPRGYLPSAPGRMSPIFTAGVLARSKPGAGNSKTHVFVHEIDRDVERVTSERFLCRDNMVDSVDSLGHFVVGKLNPNDYKFCSKSESSSSSSKPSMADE; the protein is encoded by the coding sequence ATGAAGAACGGAGCAAAGCTCATAGTTTTCCACCCATCTCTGCAAAAACAGGGTCTGGGAATTATGCCGGCGGCTTCTCCGCGTGTTTTGTTCCTCGTTTTCGTCTCATTCTTCGCATTTGCGTTTGCCCTGAGCTTTTTCTCCGGCAGGGATGCCGTTCCGGCGCCGGGAAGTGGCGGCGGGGTGTCGGCGAGGTCTGAGTTGCCGGAGCCGGTGATGGACGCGCTCGTGCATTACGCTACGGTGAACACCACGGCGGTGGCTTCAAGAATGTCGGCGGCGGAGGTGAGCGCCGTGGCGGCGACGCTCCGCCGCTGCGGACCCGCATGCAATTTTCTGGTTTTCGGGCTGACCCACGAGACCCTTCTGTGGCGTTCGCTAAACCATAAGGGCCGGACGGTGTTCATCGACGAGAGCGCTTATATGGTGTcgaaaatggaagaaaaacaTCGTGGGATCGAAGCGTACGATGTTCCGTTCACGACAAAAGTTAGCGAGCTTTACGATTTGCTCGAACACGCTAAGGAACAGCTCAAGAAAGAGTGCCGGCCGGTGCAGAATCTTTTGTTTTCCGATTGCAAATTGGCGATCAACGATCTCCCCAACCACATATACGACGTCGCTTGGGACGTCATCTTAATCGACGGGCCGCGCGGGTACTTGCCGTCCGCGCCGGGGAGAATGTCGCCGATTTTCACCGCCGGCGTTTTGGCCCGGAGCAAGCCCGGCGCCGGCAACTCAAAGACGCACGTGTTCGTGCACGAGATTGATAGAGACGTCGAGAGAGTCACCAGTGAGAGATTCCTTTGCCGGGATAACATGGTAGATTCCGTGGATTCTTTGGGGCATTTTGTGGTCGGAAAATTGAATCCTAACGACTATAAATTCTGTTCAAAGTCCGAATCATCGTCTTCTTCATCGAAACCATCCATGGCGGATGAGTGA
- the LOC116031693 gene encoding 40S ribosomal protein S16-like — MATAPVESVQCFGRKKTAVAVTHCKRGRGLIKINGVPIELIQPEILRYKAFEPILLLGRHRFAGVDMRIRVKGGGHTSQIYAIRQSIAKALVAFYQKYVDEQSKKEIKDILVRYDRTLLVADPRRCEPKKFGGRGARARFQKSYR; from the coding sequence atGGCGACGGCGCCGGTAGAATCTGTTCAATGCTTTGGGCGTAAGAAGACGGCGGTGGCAGTGACTCACTGCAAGCGCGGCCGCGGACTCATCAAGATCAACGGCGTCCCAATCGAGCTGATCCAGCCCGAGATCCTCCGCTACAAGGCCTTCGAGCCAATCCTCCTCTTGGGCCGCCACCGCTTCGCCGGCGTGGACATGCGCATTCGCGTCAAAGGAGGAGGTCACACTTCTCAAATCTACGCCATCCGTCAATCCATCGCCAAGGCCCTCGTAGCTTTCTACCAGAAGTACGTGGATGAGCAGTCCAAGAAGGAGATCAAGGACATCCTCGTTCGCTATGATAGGACCTTGCTTGTAGCTGACCCGAGGCGCTGCGAGCCCAAGAAGTTCGGTGGTCGCGGTGCTCGTGCTAGGTTCCAGAAGTCCTACCGTTAA
- the LOC116032818 gene encoding E3 ubiquitin-protein ligase MBR2 isoform X2: MQRRRSILDSFPETIDLNQGSVHSNTSMDQSNPWDNYLLDPVEGRFSNSMVAVGSRNADCAPSFSGWDQGESSSTANSNDRVFGSDLNIGHGWSSSSSNYAVANESDPRLEERGFEPSNDFIHERGGSQYGGNHLIGRSSMPPFSSNHSPGNANMNGSYHYDDDHLATRRSLPPSLRKSGGSETELIPAFGVSSNNLGTSYHSDYFMGNNDASDSSLGMWGLSCKRKGLEGKPGQSCAGGSSSSNPRADDIVHHSVPAFYASSGSNLSSSSNGGILDQVNSRNGLGTRVEAVDMLPPLSVDIGVTDSSTRNFGIRDNIGNQQSVAFGLQPGGSSMGHSNVSSGHVPPRPFSISYRESRHHRSPPVDSSNPPNQSESTYAPRFSRDIHSDPWSGSQDAQGGSSSSPNMLCGERSFGLWGESSFRRPLRNSGEHRIFYSATEARNLVQDGANWNLATSCPSQDIPSSSGTCPGSSQQAYPTRRVVNQNPTIRSHQRLSESSPWTLFTPSEYEQGSQRGHLSQLPSGTTSSEEPVMSSLSSSRSNRRPYLQSTVRAVEAPRDDHGSWRALAADIEGRHRMIRQVLNAMQRVENLRAEDYAMFDPFINGVAELHDRHRDMRLDVDSMSYEELLALEERIGNVNTGLSEETILGSMKQHKYERLLGRGLPSNVEPCCICQEEYVAGENIGTLQCGHLFHTDCIKKWLTLKNLCPICKITALET; this comes from the exons ATGCAAAGGAGGAGAAGTATTTTGGATTCATTTCCTGAGACAATTGATCTTAATCAGGGATCTGTGCACAGTAACACTTCCATGGATCAGTCAAACCCTTGGGACAACTACCTGCTGGATCCAGTTGAGGGCCGATTTTCAAACTCGATGGTTGCTGTTGGCAGCAGAAATGCTGATTGTGCACCAAGTTTCAGTGGCTGGGATCAAGGTGAGTCTAGTTCCACTGCAAATTCAAATGACCGTGTTTTTGGCAGTGATTTGAATATAGGGCATGGTTGGTCATCTTCATCAAGCAATTATGCTGTAGCTAATGAGTCTGATCCAAGGTTAGAAGAAAGGGGATTTGAGCCTTCTAATGATTTCATTCATGAACGAGGTGGCAGTCAATATGGTGGCAACCATCTAATTGGTAGGTCCAGTATGCCTCCCTTTAGTTCTAATCATAGCCCTGGAAATGCTAATATGAATGGCTCATACCACTATGATGATGATCATCTGGCCACAAGAAGAAGTCTGCCTCCAAGTCTCCGCAAGTCAGGGGGATCTGAAACAGAGCTTATTCCAGCTTTTGGTGTTTCTTCGAACAATTTAGGAACTTCATACCATTCTGATTATTTTATGGGAAATAATGATGCTTCAGATTCTTCTTTGGGTATGTGGGGCTTGTCTTGCAAGCGAAAAGGCCTGGAAGGTAAACCTGGACAGTCATGTGCAGGTGGAAGTTCAAGCTCCAATCCACGAGCTGATGACATAGTACATCATAGTGTTCCTGCTTTTTATGCTTCTAGCGGCTCTAATTTATCTTCATCCTCCAATGGGGGTATCTTGGATCAAGTTAATTCAAGAAATGGGCTTGGTACTAGAGTGGAAGCTGTTGATATGCTCCCacctttaagtgttgatattgGCGTTACAGATAGCTCTACAAGGAACTTTGGCATTCGGGATAATATAGGGAATCAGCAATCAGTTGCATTTGGCTTACAGCCTGGAGGGTCTTCTATGGGGCATTCTAATGTTAGCTCAGGTCATGTGCCACCAAGACCTTTCTCAATTAGTTATAGGGAATCAAGACATCATCGATCTCCACCAGTTGATTCAAGTAATCCTCCAAATCAGTCTGAGTCAACGTATGCTCCTCGCTTTTCAAGGGATATACATTCAGATCCGTGGAGTGGTTCTCAAGATGCACAAGGTGGCAGTTCTTCAAGTCCAAATATGCTTTGTGGAGAAAGAAGTTTTGGACTGTGGGGTGAGTCTAGCTTTAGAAGACCCCTTAGAAACAGTGGAGAGCATCGAATATTTTACTCTGCTACTGAGGCAAGAAATTTGGTACAGGATGGTGCTAACTGGAACTTAGCTACTTCGTGTCCATCTCAAGACATTCCTTCTAGTTCTGGAACTTGCCCTGGTTCTAGTCAACAGGCATATCCTACAAGACGGGTGGTTAATCAGAATCCGACAATTCGCAGCCACCAAAGGTTGTCAGAGTCTTCACCTTGGACTCTTTTTACACCTTCAGAATATGAGCAAGGAAGCCAGAGAGGTCATCTTTCACAACTGCCTTCAGGCACTACATCCTCAGAGGAGCCAGTGATGTCATCCCTATCTAGTAGCAGGAGTAATCGTCGACCATATCTTCAGTCAACTGTGAGGGCAGTTGAGGCCCCACGTGATGATCACGGCAGTTGGCGTGCTTTAGCTGCTGATATTGAAGGGAGACACAGAATG ATTCGTCAAGTACTTAATGCTATGCAAAGGGTTGAGAACTTGCGAGCTGAG GATTATGCAATGTTTGATCCGTTTATCAATGGGGTTGCCGAGTTACATGATAGGCATAGAGATATGAGGCTCGACGTTGACAGCATGTCTTATGAG GAACTGTTGGCACTGGAAGAACGCATAGGGAACGTGAACACCGGGTTGAGTGAGGAAACCATTTTGGGATCTATGAAACAGCATAAATATGAACGCTTACTTGGAAGAGGATTGCCATCAAATGTGGAGCCATGCTGTATATGCCAG GAGGAGTATGTAGCTGGAGAAAACATTGGCACATTGCAGTGTGGGCACCTGTTCCATACTGATTGCATTAAAAAATGGTTAACTCTCAAGAATCTGTGCCCCATCTGCAAGATAACAGCATTGGAAACTTGA
- the LOC116032818 gene encoding E3 ubiquitin-protein ligase MBR2 isoform X1: protein MQRRRSILDSFPETIDLNQGSVHSNTSMDQSNPWDNYLLDPVEGRFSNSMVAVGSRNADCAPSFSGWDQGESSSTANSNDRVFGSDLNIGHGWSSSSSNYAVANESDPRLEERGFEPSNDFIHERGGSQYGGNHLIGRSSMPPFSSNHSPGNANMNGSYHYDDDHLATRRSLPPSLRKSGGSETELIPAFGVSSNNLGTSYHSDYFMGNNDASDSSLGMWGLSCKRKGLEGKPGQSCAGGSSSSNPRADDIVHHSVPAFYASSGSNLSSSSNGGILDQVNSRNGLGTRVEAVDMLPPLSVDIGVTDSSTRNFGIRDNIGNQQSVAFGLQPGGSSMGHSNVSSGHVPPRPFSISYRESRHHRSPPVDSSNPPNQSESTYAPRFSRDIHSDPWSGSQDAQGGSSSSPNMLCGERSFGLWGESSFRRPLRNSGEHRIFYSATEARNLVQDGANWNLATSCPSQDIPSSSGTCPGSSQQAYPTRRVVNQNPTIRSHQRLSESSPWTLFTPSEYEQGSQRGHLSQLPSGTTSSEEPVMSSLSSSRSNRRPYLQSTVRAVEAPRDDHGSWRALAADIEGRHRMVSEIRQVLNAMQRVENLRAEDYAMFDPFINGVAELHDRHRDMRLDVDSMSYEELLALEERIGNVNTGLSEETILGSMKQHKYERLLGRGLPSNVEPCCICQEEYVAGENIGTLQCGHLFHTDCIKKWLTLKNLCPICKITALET, encoded by the exons ATGCAAAGGAGGAGAAGTATTTTGGATTCATTTCCTGAGACAATTGATCTTAATCAGGGATCTGTGCACAGTAACACTTCCATGGATCAGTCAAACCCTTGGGACAACTACCTGCTGGATCCAGTTGAGGGCCGATTTTCAAACTCGATGGTTGCTGTTGGCAGCAGAAATGCTGATTGTGCACCAAGTTTCAGTGGCTGGGATCAAGGTGAGTCTAGTTCCACTGCAAATTCAAATGACCGTGTTTTTGGCAGTGATTTGAATATAGGGCATGGTTGGTCATCTTCATCAAGCAATTATGCTGTAGCTAATGAGTCTGATCCAAGGTTAGAAGAAAGGGGATTTGAGCCTTCTAATGATTTCATTCATGAACGAGGTGGCAGTCAATATGGTGGCAACCATCTAATTGGTAGGTCCAGTATGCCTCCCTTTAGTTCTAATCATAGCCCTGGAAATGCTAATATGAATGGCTCATACCACTATGATGATGATCATCTGGCCACAAGAAGAAGTCTGCCTCCAAGTCTCCGCAAGTCAGGGGGATCTGAAACAGAGCTTATTCCAGCTTTTGGTGTTTCTTCGAACAATTTAGGAACTTCATACCATTCTGATTATTTTATGGGAAATAATGATGCTTCAGATTCTTCTTTGGGTATGTGGGGCTTGTCTTGCAAGCGAAAAGGCCTGGAAGGTAAACCTGGACAGTCATGTGCAGGTGGAAGTTCAAGCTCCAATCCACGAGCTGATGACATAGTACATCATAGTGTTCCTGCTTTTTATGCTTCTAGCGGCTCTAATTTATCTTCATCCTCCAATGGGGGTATCTTGGATCAAGTTAATTCAAGAAATGGGCTTGGTACTAGAGTGGAAGCTGTTGATATGCTCCCacctttaagtgttgatattgGCGTTACAGATAGCTCTACAAGGAACTTTGGCATTCGGGATAATATAGGGAATCAGCAATCAGTTGCATTTGGCTTACAGCCTGGAGGGTCTTCTATGGGGCATTCTAATGTTAGCTCAGGTCATGTGCCACCAAGACCTTTCTCAATTAGTTATAGGGAATCAAGACATCATCGATCTCCACCAGTTGATTCAAGTAATCCTCCAAATCAGTCTGAGTCAACGTATGCTCCTCGCTTTTCAAGGGATATACATTCAGATCCGTGGAGTGGTTCTCAAGATGCACAAGGTGGCAGTTCTTCAAGTCCAAATATGCTTTGTGGAGAAAGAAGTTTTGGACTGTGGGGTGAGTCTAGCTTTAGAAGACCCCTTAGAAACAGTGGAGAGCATCGAATATTTTACTCTGCTACTGAGGCAAGAAATTTGGTACAGGATGGTGCTAACTGGAACTTAGCTACTTCGTGTCCATCTCAAGACATTCCTTCTAGTTCTGGAACTTGCCCTGGTTCTAGTCAACAGGCATATCCTACAAGACGGGTGGTTAATCAGAATCCGACAATTCGCAGCCACCAAAGGTTGTCAGAGTCTTCACCTTGGACTCTTTTTACACCTTCAGAATATGAGCAAGGAAGCCAGAGAGGTCATCTTTCACAACTGCCTTCAGGCACTACATCCTCAGAGGAGCCAGTGATGTCATCCCTATCTAGTAGCAGGAGTAATCGTCGACCATATCTTCAGTCAACTGTGAGGGCAGTTGAGGCCCCACGTGATGATCACGGCAGTTGGCGTGCTTTAGCTGCTGATATTGAAGGGAGACACAGAATGGTATCTGAG ATTCGTCAAGTACTTAATGCTATGCAAAGGGTTGAGAACTTGCGAGCTGAG GATTATGCAATGTTTGATCCGTTTATCAATGGGGTTGCCGAGTTACATGATAGGCATAGAGATATGAGGCTCGACGTTGACAGCATGTCTTATGAG GAACTGTTGGCACTGGAAGAACGCATAGGGAACGTGAACACCGGGTTGAGTGAGGAAACCATTTTGGGATCTATGAAACAGCATAAATATGAACGCTTACTTGGAAGAGGATTGCCATCAAATGTGGAGCCATGCTGTATATGCCAG GAGGAGTATGTAGCTGGAGAAAACATTGGCACATTGCAGTGTGGGCACCTGTTCCATACTGATTGCATTAAAAAATGGTTAACTCTCAAGAATCTGTGCCCCATCTGCAAGATAACAGCATTGGAAACTTGA